In Entelurus aequoreus isolate RoL-2023_Sb linkage group LG12, RoL_Eaeq_v1.1, whole genome shotgun sequence, the DNA window gagttgaaataactcaaataaggggtttgcccTTTTCTGAACCAACAGTTGGGTTAATtttccaacattaagttatcataacacaactttttggttaaataattcaacgcaaaagttgggttgaagaaattaacccaaaatgttgagttaaaataactcaaataaggagtTTGCCCTTTTCTGAACCAACAGTTGGGTTAATtttccaacattaagttatcataacacaactttttggttaaataattcaacgcaaaagttgggttgaagaaattaacccaaaatgttgagttaaaataactcaaataaggggtttgcccTTTTCTGAACCAACAGTTGGGTTAATtttccaacattaagttatcataacacaactttttggttaaataattcaacgcaaaagttgggttgaagaaattaacccaaaatgttgagttaaaataactcaaataaggggtttgcccTTTTCTGAACCAACAGTTGGGTTAATtttccaacattaagttatcataacacaactttttggttaaataattcaacgcaaaagttgggttgaagaaattaacccaaaatgttgagttaaaataactcaaataaggggtttgcccTTTTCTGAACCAACAGTTGGGTTAATtttccaacattaagttatcataacacaactttttggttaaataattcaacgcaaaagttgggttgaagaaattaacccaaaatgttgagttaaaataactcaaataaggggtttgcccTTTTCCGAACCAACAGTTGGGTTAATTTCCCAAGACTGAACGGAAGCTACAAATACAAATGTTATGAAAGTATGATTTCTGAAAGCACGACAAAACAGTTTCTGGTGGAGGCTGCAGATCGCCAACTTTAATAATCACTATGTGAATAAATTAGATCGACGTCAGTGACTCCGCCCCTCAGCATTAACGCCTGCCCCAGAATATGTCCTCGAAAAAAAGTCGGATACAAACAAGACAACAAGTCCGGGAAAGGTTTCCTCACTTCCAGGACCCAGACTTGCCCTTGGCCCCGCGGGTGGTCTTGGACGCTTTGGAGCCGCGCTGGTGGTCGCTGACGCGGTTCCTGAGAACGTAGATGTCGTACTTCTGTCGCTTGAGCTTCTCCGCCAGCTGGAACTTCTCAGCGTGGAGCCCATGGAGCCACGCCCAGAGGTCCTGCGCCTTCTCCGCCAGCTTCTCCTGGTTGAGGTGGTCGATGTTGAGCGGCTTGCGGCGCTCCAGTAgcgccttcttcttctcctcgcgCGCCGTCAGCTTCTTGCCCTTCTTCTGGTCCACCTTCTGCAGGTAGCCGCCGAAGGACTTGTTGGTGAAGATCTTTTTCTTCTTGGCCTCCTCCTCGGCGCGGAGCTTGGCCGCCTCCTCCTCGCGCCTCGCCCGCTCCTCGGTCACCCTGGCCTGGCGCTCCCGCTCCTCCTCGGCGCGGACCCGCTGTTGCTCGGCGCGGTCGGAGCGGCGGCGCTCGATGCGGTTGCGCAGGTCCaccagttcctcctcttccttctggCGGTTGGAGAAATGCACCTCAATGAGGCTCTGGAGGTCATTGAAGTCCTTCTCCAGTCTCTTGCGGTGCAGGTCGTCGAAGTCCACCTTCTCGCCATCCGGCAGCTTCGGGGGGGCGATGTTTGGTACATAAGTGGTTTTGTGTCGAGGTTTGGACTCTtcctcctgttctgtctcctctTCCAGCTCCTCTTCGTACTCCTCCTGCTCTTCATCCTCCTGTTCGTACTCCTCTGTGTCTGACATGTCTTAAGGTGGCTCTCCGCAAATCACCAGAACCACCAAGACCAGCTGGGTGTCTGAAGACTGGACTCACGGGCGCGCTATTTGGGCCTTTTTTAAGGCTTTGCAGGGACCATGTGACCCAGCAGAGTCTCCAGGGGAGTGGGTCAGCAACGGGGCAGATTTGGAGACAGATGGAAGCATCTATTTTCTCCAAGTCTTTCAGGCTTGCATACCTCCTAAAGACCCCCTTGCTGTAGTCTGACCCCTGGGCACGCCTCATTCCCTTGTAAGGACAAAATGAGAGACCTTTTCGGATGTCCAACAGTTGCGTACACACACTTGCGCGGCGCGGCGTAATAACCGTGGCCAATAAAAGGCTGCTGATAAGCTGTGGAAGCAGCTAGCGCACCAAAATACTTCCATAAATCAGCTCGGTGACGTGCTATAGGGGCAGCCTGTAGGCGCACAAATTGGTGGACATGTTAATCCACGGTGATGGCGTAAAAAGGAGTACTAGCATTTTAATGATGGTAGCAGTGAGCGGCTGTCACTGATGTGAAACCATCACCACTAAaaacaaggtaatcaaaaaggttaaccaacgaacgagatttctctacagaatttcctctctggtcaacaaaagcaccttgaggattctggcgggaactctcgttcaaccctttttcgattacgcatgcacctcctggtaccctagcacctccaaaaccctcaaatcaaaactccaaacatctcagaacaagctagtcaggttacttctagacctccaccccagatcccacctcactcctacccacttctctaaagtgggctggctcaaggtggaggacagagttaaacaacttgcactgagcctagtctataaaatccgctacacctccctgataccgaagtacatgtcaaactacttccttaacgtaaatgaccgccataaccacaacaccagggggtgctccactaaccacgttaaacccagattccgaactaacaaaggtcttaactcattctctttctatgccacatcaatgtggaatgcgctcccaacaggtataaaagaaagggcatctctatcctccttcaaaaccgcaataaaagttcacctccaggcagctacaaccctaaactaacaccctccccggattgctaataatcaaatgtaaacaatcaaatgcagattctttttcatatgccttctgatctctctctctctctctctctctctctatgtccactacttgatgtccatccccccccctccctccacacccctgattgtaaataatgtaaataattcaatgtgattatcttgtgtgatgactgtattatgatgatagtatatatgatagtatatatctgtatcatgaatcaatttaagtggaccccgacttaaacaagttgaaaaacttattcgggtgttaccatttagaggtcaattgtacggaatatgtacttcactgtgcaacctactaataaaagtctcaatcaatcaatcaatcaatcaaaaaacaaacaacggatgaggagatgctgctccgttattgattgaagtaaagtctgaatgtcattaaaacagttagcgccatcttctgacacttcttccactcccgtccttgcacgctacaccgctacaacaaagacgacgggggagaagacgccgtcgaaggtgagacacgtgaataagaccgcccacaaaagcgactgtcagaaagcgacttgaagatgatgtgtaaaacatcatctatgcaacatttagaccaaagaaccaccatcacatgttatgtagaccacagggaagtattttacgtttagaaaaaagtaataataatatgacccctttaatgcgccttataatccggtatgaaaatagacccgactagacccgctcatcagcagtgcgccttaaataattcggtgcgccctatggtccggaaaatacggtacaaatgtGTTCTtcattcggtgaccacagattatgcgctagctgtccaaagtcgggacccagggtggaccactcatatgtgcatcagttggtgacgtctctgcactgctgacctgtctccactcaagatgatctcctgctggccccactatcaatcaatcaatcaatcaatcaatgtttatttatatagccctaaatcacaagtgtctcaaagggatgtacaagccacaacgacatcctcggtacagagcccacatacgggcaaggaaaactcaccccagtgggacgtcaatgtgaatgactatgagaaaccttggagaggaccgcatatgtgggtaaccccccccccccccccccctctaggggagaccgaaagcaatggatgtcgagtagtctgacataatattgtgaaagtccaacacatcagcgaaagtccagtccatggtggggccagcaggaaccatcccgagcggagacgggtcagcagcgtagagatgtccccatccgatgaacaggctagcggtccaccccgggttgggagcagagtagaaaataaaataaaagaaacggcagatcaactggtctaaaactatggactggactctcactattatgttagatccactatggactggactcacactattatgttagatccactatggactggactcctacaaTATTATgatatatccactatggactagactccctcgatgttatgttagatccactatggactggactctcacaatattatgtttgatccactatggactggactttccctattatgttagatccactacggactggactctcactattatgttagatccactatggactagactccctcgatgttatgttagatccactatggactggactctcacaatattatgtttgatccactatggactggactttcactattatgttagatccactacggactggactctcactattatgttagatccactatggactggactatcactattatgttagatccactatggactggactatcactattatgttagatccactatggactggactatcactattatgttagatccactacggactggactctcactattatgttagatccactgtggactggactctcactattatgttagatccactatggactggactatcactattatgttagatccactatggactggactatcactattatgttagatccactacggactggactctcactattatgttagattcactaaggactggactctcactattatgttagatccactgcggactggactctaactattatgttagatccactgtggactggactctcactattatgttagatccactatggactggactatcactattatgttagatccactatggactggactcacactattatgttagatccactatggactggactctcactattatgttagatccactatggactggactctcacactattatgttagatccactatggactggactctcacactattatgttagatccactatggactggactctcacactattatgttagatccactatggactgaactctcactattatgttagatccactatggacttgactctcactattatgttagatccactatggactggactctcacactattatgttagatccactatggactggactctcacactattttgttagatccactatggactgaactctcactattatgttagatccactatggactggactctcacaatattatgttagatccactatggactggactattatgctagatccacttaacgtccattgcaccggtctaaATCCTTGTCTTGCATAAGAATttagaatgataggcaaaatacccCCCCCAAAAATTCTCCAGCTTCCTTCAATTCCCAGTGTCGTGTGTTTAAAGGAGGCTTGGCGCCACACTCCACTTTCAGCCACACTCCACTTCCTGCGGGAACAACCATCAGCAAGATGAGCTTCACGTTACCGTCATCTTCCTTAATGTCTCCACTTTGGAAAGTAATTCAAACATCGGTGATTTTCCGAGGCTCTACGCTCCAGGGTGGATTAGTCGGAGGAATGGCTCCCGAGCTGTAACATTTAAACACAGACGTGTTATTTGTAGACCAGGACAAAAGGCACTTTTGGGAAGGATGAGCTAGCTAAGTGACAGGAGGGACAGGTGCTCTCTGGCGCCCAGGAatcccaatttaaaaaaaatcccccccccccccatgcgcCTCCTTGGGCCTGTGACGCTGATGGCTGCTgccatgcaaaaaaacaaaacaaaacaaaaaaaaactcattATCTGCAGTCGTGTTGAGTTTCAGTCTCGCTCCTAATCTTGACGTGAAGAGAAGCTAAACGAGGCCTTGGACTTCAACACCTGTCGAGCTCTGCTGAAACATGCCCAGAGCACAGCAGGTGGTCCCAGTCCAGGGACAACTGTGTTTGTCTCACGACTACAAATAGCTGCCCAAAAGAATGTCGCTATTTAATAGCGGAATTCTTCTGCCACCTTCCCAGCAGATGTTAGTTTCAATACAACAATAAAGCTGATGGATCTCCACCAGTTTCCcttctttatcaatcaatcaatcaatgtttatttatatagcccaaaatcacaactgtctcaaagggctgcacaagccacaacgacatccttggttcagagcccacataagggcaaggaaaaactcacaacccagtgggacgtcgatgtgaatgactatgaaaccttggagaggaccgcagatgtgggtgaccccccaacCCCTCTAGGGGGGACCGGATGTAATGGACGTCGAGTCggtctagcacaggggtcggcaacccaaaatgttgaaagagccatattggaccaaaaatacaaaaacaaatctgtctggagccgcaaaaaattaaaagccatattacatgtgtcatgagatataaattgaattaagaggacttaaaggaaactaaatgacctcaaatatagctacaaatgaggcataatgatgcaatatcattgtacatatcgctagcctaaatagcatgttagcatcgattagctagcattaatgcagtgaccaaatatgtctgattagcactccacacaagtcaataacatcaacaaaactcacctttgtgcactcatgtacaacgttaaaagtgtggtggacaaaatgagacagaaaaagaagtggcataaaacacgtcctagaaagtcggagaaagttatgcatgtaaaactatacggtgagttcaaggaccgccaaaattagtgggacaaaacggcgcttgccaaatactcgaatcagtgaagcatgtttaatataaacagtgtgatttataacaattagggaggtttgtgtcatgtttgtcctcctacagaaaccatactaaaacaaaaaaatagatttttttcccctcatctttttccattcttcatacatttttgaaaaatctccagagagccactagggcggcgctaaagagccgcatgcggctctagagccgcggtttgccgacccctggtctagcataatattgtgaaagtccagtccatagtggatctaacataatagtgggagtccagtccatagtggatctaacataatagtgagagtccagtccatagtggatctaacataatagtgtgagagtccagtccatagtggatctaacataatattgtgagagtccagtccatagtggatctaacataatagtgtgagagtccagtccatagtggatctaacataatagtgtgagtccagtccatagtggatctaacataatagtgagagtccagtccatagtggttctaacataatagtgagagtccagtccatagtggatctaacataatagtgtgagagtccagtccatagtggatctaacataatagtgtgagtccagtccatagtggatctaacataatagtgtgagtccagtccatagtggatctaacataatagtgtgagagtccagtccatagtggatctaacataatagtgtgagtccagtccatagtggatctaacataatagtgagagtccagtccatattggatctaacataatagtgtgagagtccagtccatagtggatctaacataatagtgagagtccagtccatagtggatctaacataatagtgagagtccagtccatagtggatctaacataatagtgagagtccagtacatagtggatataacataatagtgagagtccagtccatagtggttctaacataatagtgagagtccagtccatagtggatctaacataatagtgtgagagtccagtccatagtggatctaacataatagtgagagtccagtccatagtggatctaacataatattgtgaaagtccagtccatagtggatctaacataatattgtgaaagtccagtccatagtggatctaacataatagtgggagtccagtccatagtggatctaacataatagtgggagtccagtccatagtggatctaacataaaagtgtgagagtccagtccatagtggatctaacataatagtgtgagagtccagtccatagtggatctaacataatagtgggagtccagtccatagtggatgtaacataatagtgagagtccagtccatagtggatctaacgtaatagtatgagagtccagtccatagtggatctaacataatagtgagagtccagtccatagtggatctaacataatagtgagagtccagtccataatggatctaacataatagtgaaagtccagtccatagtggatctaacataagagtgtgagagtccagtccatagtggatctaacataatattgtgaaagtccagtccatagtggatctaacataatattgtgaaagtccagtccatagtggatctaacataatagtgtgacagtccaatccatagtggatctaacataatagtgagagtccagtccatagtggatctaacataatagtgtgagagtccagtccatagtggatctaacataatagtgagagtccagtccatagtggatctaacataatagtgagagtccagtccatagtggttctaacataatagtgagagtccagtccatagtggatctaacataatagtgtgagagtccagtccatagtggggccagcaggagaccatcccgagcggagacggttcaaaagtgcagagatgtccccaaccgatgcacaggcgagtggtccaccccgggtcttgactatggacagccagcacttcatccatggccaccggaccagcaaaaaaaagaaacggcacatcaactggtctaaaaaggggggtctattttaaggctagagtatacaaatgagttttaagatgggaattGAATGTTTCTTCTGTAAAAGTCAGGCGTTTCTCTGTAACTCCCTGTTGCACAATTGTGTGAAGTACAACTTGACCcaactcctcagccttcctggtaaggtctattcaggtgtactggagaggaggctacgccggatagtcggacCTCGGATCcaagaggaacagtgtggttttcgtcctggtcgtggaacagtagaacagctctatactctcagcagggtccttaagggtgcatgggagtttgcccaaccagtctacatgtgttttgtggacttggagaaggtattctaccgtgtccctcgggaagtcctgtggggagtgctcagagagtatggggtatcggactgtcttgattgtggcggtccgctccctgtatgatcagtgtcagagcttggtccgcattgccggcagtaagtcggacccgtttccagtgagggttggactccgccgagGCTGCCCTtcgtcacccattctgttcataacttttatggacagaatttctaggcgcagtcaaggcgttgaggggatctggtttggtggctgcaggattaggtctctgctttttgcagatgatgtggtcctgatggcttcatctggccaggatcttctgctctcactggatcggttcgcagccgagtgtgaagcgactgggatgagaatcagcacctccaagtcagagtccatggttctcttcTCGCCCGAGAAAGGGTGGAgtaccatctccaggttggggaagagatcttgccccaagtggaggagttcaagtacctcggagtcttgttcacgagtgggggaggagtggatcgtgaggtcgacaggcggatcggtgcggcgtcttcagtaatgcggacgctgtatcgatccgttgtggtgaagaaggagctgagccggaaggcaaagctctcgatttaccggtcgatctacgttcccatcctcacctatggtcatgagctttgggttatgatcgaaaggacaagatcacgggtacaagcggccgaaatgagtttcctccgccgggtggcggggctctcccttagaaatagggtgagaagctctgtcatccgggaggagctcaaagtaaagccgctgctcctccacatggagaggagccagatgaggtggttcgggcatctggtcaggatgccacccgaaagcctccctagggaggtgtttaaggcacgaccgaccggcaggaggccaaggggaagacccaggacacgttgggaagactatctctcccggctggcctgggaacgcctcgggatcccccgggaagagctggacgaagtggctgtggagagggaagtctgggcttctctgcttaggctgctgcccccacgacccgacctcggataagcagaagaaaatggatggatggatggacaacttgACACCTTTCAGGATAAAAAGTCATGACAGCATTAGTGTGTTGACGTGGTTTTAATCCAACAAGCACATGAGATGGAGGCAGTATTACTGCTACACTGATGGATGTTTCCACTAAGTCTATTTGCACTGAAATCAAGAATTCTTACAGGCTCAAAACAGACGGAAATGAATTCTACATGAAGCTGCTTTatgatattttttacatttttgtcatctttttattcattttttgtatgaAAAATGTCCAAGAAGAAACAGCGATCACACGTTTTGTCATATCAAAAATATATATCATGGATGTATGGCTACACAAGACGCACATACAATAGTCAGATATGTACAGGTTGTATGTGAGAAAGTTCTTTATATCCAACACAGGCGCAGGGCCGTGTGAGAAAACACAAGTGGATCACTGGATGGCGATGTGGTGTCACCACATGAAGGTTCCTACCAGGAGCAGGAGGAACAGGAAGTGGGCTGAAGTCCTTCCCTCCACTAAGCAGAAGTAAAAGTAGGAGTGACCAACTCTTCTGCAGGTTAGTGTCTCTGGATTTTGGAGCTTTTGCTTTTTCCGGGGTCTTCGCAGTGGCGTTTGCTGCTCGTTTGGAGCTCAGGCCCTGTTAAGACATGGAAGGCTAATTAGGAAAGGAAAGCGAAAGTAAACAGAGTGTTGAGAAAGTGAAAACATCGACATAGTTTGCATGTTTGGTCTGTCTTGAAGGATAAAGTCCAAAATATCTATGAACGTGTCACAGATCTGATCCACTGACCTGGACAGTGATGACCAAGCAGCGTTTTTAGCAAACATGTAGCTAGCATTTAACTTTGCTATATCTTAGCGATCATTTAGCTATAACTTAGTGATCCTTTAGCTATGACTTAGTGATCATTTAGCTATGACTTAGTGATCATTTAGCTATGACTTAGTGATCATTTAGCTATGACTTAGCCACAGTTAGTTAACATTTAACAATCATTTCGATGTAATTTGCGCTATTATGTAGCTATCGTATCGCTATCACTTCGCTAAGACTTCATGATTACTTAGCGATCCTTTAGCTATGACTTAGCGATCATTCCGCTATGACTTATCGATCATTCAGCTATGAATTAGCGATCATTCGGCTATGACTTAGCGATCGTTCGGCTATGACTTAACGATCGTTCGGCTATGACTTAACGATCGTTCGGCTATGACTTAACGATCGTTCGGCTATGACTTAACGATCGTTCGGCTATGACTTAACGATCGTTCGGCTATGACTTAACGATCGTTCGGCTATGACTTAACGATCGTTCGGCTATGACTTAACGATCGTTCGGCTATGACTTAACGATCGTTCGGCTATGACTTAACGATCGTTCGGCTATGACTTAGCGATCGTTCAGCTATGACTTAGCGATCGTTCAGCTATGACTTAACGATCATTCAGCTATGACTTAACGATCATTCAGCTATGACTTAACGATAATTCAGCTATGACTTAACGATCATTCAGCTATGACTTAACGATCATTCAGCTATGACTTAGCGATCATTCAGCTATGACTTCGCGATCATTCAGCTATGACTTCGCGATCATTCAGCTATGACTTCGCGATCATTCAGCTATGACTTCGCGATCATTCAGCTATGACTTAGCGATCATTCAGCTATGACTTAGCGATCATTCAGCTATGACTTAGCGATCATTCAGCTATGACTTAGCGATCATTCAGCTATGACTTAGCGATCATTCACCTATGACTTAGCAATCATTCAGCTATGACTTAGCGATCATTCAGCTATGACTTAACAATCATTCAGCTATGACTTAACAATCATTTAGCTATGACTTAGCGATCATTTAGATGGTGCAGCTATCGGATAGATATTATGTAGTTATCATTTAGTGATCATCTAGATGTAATTAAGCTATTATTTGGATGCAATTTAACTATCTTGTATCAACCATTAAACAATAATTTAGTTATTACCATCACTAGGTAAACTTTAAGGTATCACTTACTGGTTGTTTGCATATTACTTTGTGATCGTTTAGATATAATTTAAATGTCACTGAGCTATCATGTAGCTATCAATTGGATATCATGTAGCCATCATTTAGATGTCATTTAAGTAAAGATACGTTCTCATTTCCACTACAATTCAATCTACACAATGACTTAGTTCCACGCAGTACCAGCACTAACTGGTGGACATAAGGGGTAGTGCATCAGTTGTGATATTTACTACAGTAGtatatggcagtgtttttcaacatttttggagccaaggcacattttttgttaattgaaaaaatgcggaggtagaccaccagcagaaaacataacaaATTTAAACTAggtagttgatattgacagtataaagtcattgttgcaattgttggatatgaattcaaagcataaccaagcttgcatcactatagctcttgtctcaaagtaggtgtactgtcaccacctgtcacatcacgccctgacttatttggagtttattggaGTTTTCCTGTGTGCGGTGTctggcgctcctattttggtggcttttcctgttttgttggtattttcctgtagcggtttcatgtcttcctttgagcgctgttccccgcacctgctttgttttagcaatcaagactgttGAAGTTGCGCGGACAC includes these proteins:
- the tnnt2c gene encoding troponin T2c, cardiac is translated as MSDTEEYEQEDEEQEEYEEELEEETEQEEESKPRHKTTYVPNIAPPKLPDGEKVDFDDLHRKRLEKDFNDLQSLIEVHFSNRQKEEEELVDLRNRIERRRSDRAEQQRVRAEEERERQARVTEERARREEEAAKLRAEEEAKKKKIFTNKSFGGYLQKVDQKKGKKLTAREEKKKALLERRKPLNIDHLNQEKLAEKAQDLWAWLHGLHAEKFQLAEKLKRQKYDIYVLRNRVSDHQRGSKASKTTRGAKGKSGSWK